In a single window of the Nocardioides sp. L-11A genome:
- a CDS encoding DUF2332 domain-containing protein has product MEPYAEVVESYRRFAAEAADSPTFATWAAAVAVDPEVLAWIRTLPDLKQQPNLVFAAARHHGVPAPGPYDALRAALLGDTGPLRATILARATQTNEVGRLATLLPAFASFSGPLALLEVGASAGLCLYPDRWGYAWSTDDGPVLLGDEPRLPCRVRGPAPLPDRLPEISWRGGIDLHPLDVTDPDDTDWLQTLVWPEQNDRRDRLVRAIEVARQDPPTLARGDLVAELPGMVERAASYGTVVVFHSAVIAYLPPPRRAEFDALVRDLVGRGRCHWVSNEGKRVLPSVTATGPPIPEEHPTFVLGIDGRMVAQTHGHGRALRWTG; this is encoded by the coding sequence GTGGAGCCGTACGCCGAGGTCGTGGAGTCCTACCGCCGCTTCGCCGCCGAGGCGGCGGACTCCCCCACCTTCGCGACCTGGGCGGCCGCCGTGGCCGTCGACCCCGAGGTGCTCGCCTGGATCCGGACCCTGCCGGACCTCAAGCAGCAGCCCAACCTGGTGTTCGCCGCGGCCCGGCACCACGGCGTCCCGGCCCCCGGCCCGTACGACGCGCTGCGGGCCGCGCTGCTCGGCGACACCGGTCCGCTCCGCGCCACGATCCTGGCCCGGGCCACGCAGACCAACGAGGTGGGCCGGCTCGCGACGCTGCTGCCGGCGTTCGCGTCGTTCTCCGGCCCCCTGGCCCTGCTGGAGGTCGGCGCCTCGGCCGGGCTGTGCCTCTACCCCGACCGTTGGGGCTACGCGTGGTCGACGGACGACGGGCCGGTCCTGCTGGGCGACGAGCCGCGGCTGCCCTGCCGGGTCAGGGGCCCCGCTCCGCTCCCGGACCGGCTGCCCGAGATCTCCTGGCGCGGCGGCATCGACCTCCACCCGCTCGACGTCACCGACCCCGACGACACCGACTGGCTGCAGACCCTGGTCTGGCCCGAGCAGAACGATCGCCGCGACCGGCTGGTCCGCGCGATCGAGGTCGCCCGACAGGACCCGCCGACCCTCGCCCGAGGCGACCTGGTCGCGGAGCTGCCGGGCATGGTCGAGCGGGCGGCGTCGTACGGCACCGTCGTGGTCTTCCACAGCGCCGTCATCGCCTACCTCCCGCCGCCGCGCCGGGCCGAGTTCGACGCGCTCGTCCGCGACCTCGTCGGGCGCGGCCGGTGTCACTGGGTGAGCAACGAGGGCAAGCGGGTGCTGCCGTCCGTCACCGCCACCGGGCCGCCGATCCCCGAGGAGCACCCCACGTTCGTGCTCGGGATCGACGGGCGGATGGTCGCGCAGACGCACGGGCACGGGCGTGCGCTGCGCTGGACGGGCTGA